In the Aliarcobacter cryaerophilus genome, one interval contains:
- a CDS encoding DegT/DnrJ/EryC1/StrS family aminotransferase, with amino-acid sequence MRNIAIYKATLDNEEIDQLKSVLQAKDDLSKVLEFEEKMVKYIGAKYAIATATSTAALHLALSSMRLKRGDKVLMSVNSFVNLPETVRHFDAEPIFVDINLEDMNLDIEKFEEAIIANKSKKLRAAIITFIGGLAPNLDKIYEIGKKYNILIIEDCRAALGTTYKGKKVGNLGADMTIFSTNPSPSRYAISRSGVLVTNNEELATRAKLLRNHAITTAYDSYGNLDYVYDVDDIGHKFDISELDAAYAIAQLKKTDSFIKRRQEIAKLYEDRLKDIKHITILPHKDEHIYTQFIIKISRNRDAFARALKEKGVSTALNYIPLHLLTYYKNKYSIKITAFPNALNNYQQILSLPIYAGLTNEEVNYVCDQVVQIAQEWI; translated from the coding sequence ATGAGAAATATTGCAATATATAAAGCAACTTTAGATAACGAAGAGATTGATCAGTTAAAGTCAGTTCTTCAAGCTAAAGATGATTTATCAAAAGTTTTAGAGTTTGAAGAGAAAATGGTTAAATATATTGGAGCAAAGTACGCTATTGCAACAGCAACTTCAACAGCGGCTCTTCATTTAGCTCTTAGTTCTATGAGATTAAAAAGAGGCGATAAGGTTTTAATGTCTGTAAACTCTTTTGTAAACTTACCAGAAACTGTAAGACATTTTGATGCAGAACCTATATTTGTAGATATAAATTTAGAAGATATGAATTTAGATATAGAGAAGTTTGAAGAGGCAATTATTGCAAATAAATCAAAAAAATTAAGAGCAGCTATTATCACTTTTATTGGTGGACTTGCTCCAAATTTAGACAAAATTTATGAAATAGGTAAAAAATATAATATTTTAATTATTGAAGATTGTAGAGCTGCGTTAGGAACTACATATAAGGGAAAAAAAGTTGGAAATTTAGGTGCTGATATGACAATATTTTCAACAAATCCATCTCCATCTAGGTATGCAATTAGTCGTTCAGGAGTTTTAGTTACAAATAATGAAGAGTTAGCAACTAGAGCAAAACTTTTAAGAAACCATGCAATTACAACAGCATATGATAGTTATGGAAACTTAGATTATGTTTATGATGTAGATGATATAGGTCATAAATTTGATATTTCTGAACTTGATGCTGCTTATGCAATAGCTCAGCTAAAAAAAACGGATAGTTTTATAAAAAGAAGACAAGAGATAGCAAAACTATATGAAGATAGATTAAAAGATATAAAACATATTACTATATTGCCACATAAAGATGAACATATATACACTCAATTTATAATAAAAATATCTAGAAATAGAGATGCTTTTGCAAGAGCTTTAAAAGAAAAAGGTGTTTCTACAGCTTTAAATTATATTCCTCTTCATCTTTTGACTTATTATAAAAATAAATATTCTATAAAAATAACAGCATTTCCTAATGCTTTAAATAATTACCAACAAATTTTATCTTTACCTATATATGCTGGGCTTACAAATGAAGAGGTAAATTATGTTTGTGACCAAGTTGTGCAAATTGCACAAGAGTGGATTTGA